Genomic DNA from Ruminococcus sp. OA3:
GGGGGAATTCAACTATTCCGCCATCAATAATTTTGCAGTCAGGGCATCTTCCGGTGATTATCTGCTGTTCCTTAACAATGACGTCGAGGTGATCTCAGACTGCTGGATGCAGGAACTGCTCGGTAACTGTCAGAGAGAAGAGGTGGGCATCACGGGTGCGAAGCTTTATTATCCGGATGATACCATCCAGCACGCCGGGACCGTCATTGGAATCGGAGGTATTGCGGGTCACGCGTTCCTGAACATGCCGCGTTCACGTACCGGTTATATGCATAAGGCATCAATACAGCTCAATGTGAGCGCCGTGACGGCTGCCTGTATGATGATGAAGAGAAACGTGTTTGAACGGCTTGGAGGTTTTGAGGAGCAGCTCACCGTAGCATTCAATGACGTGGATCTGTGTCTTCGGACGGTCAAAGCCGGATATCTGATCGTCTATGATCCGTGGGTCGAGCTTTACCATTATGAGTCAAAATCCCGGGGTGCCGAGGACAGTGAGGAAAAAGTAAGACGTTTCCAGAATGAAATAGAGTTTATGAGAAACCGATGGAGTCATCTTCTAAAGACGGGGGACCCTTACTATAATAAAAACCTGACGCTTTCCAAATGGAATTATTCACTGAGGGCATGAGCGGGACAGGCAAAAATACAGGGGCATGGCTGAAGGAGAGTTTTCAACCATGTCTGATAAAAGCCGCAGTAAATGTGGCAGGGGAGGTAAGGTTGAAAGAAAACGTTCACCCATCCCTGATAAAGGCCGCAGTAAATGCGGCAGGGGAGGTAAGCATGCGGGAAGTTTCTGTAGTGATACCGAATTTTAACGGGATTTCATTTATAGAAACCTGTCTTTTAAGTCTTCGACAACAGACACATCCGGAGTTTGAAATTATCGTGGTTGACAATGGATCGACAGATGGAAGCCGTGAGCTGGTGGCAGAGAAATTCCCGGAGGTCAGGATCGTTGCACTTCCGGAGAATCTTGGGTTTTGCCGGGCTGTAAATGAAGGGATCCTGGCTTCTGATTCGCCATACGTGATCCTGCTGAATAATGATACGGAGACGGAGCCGGATTTTGTAAAAGAACTGTTGAATGACATCAAACACAGGAAAAAGGCATTTTCCTGTGCGGCGAAGATGCTGAATATGTATCAGCCGGAACTGATCGACGACGCCGGAAATTATTACAATGCACTCGGATGGGCTTTCGCGGCAGGGAAAGGTCAGAATGAGAAGAAATACGATACCCCGCGGCGGATCTTTGCCTCCTGCGGCG
This window encodes:
- a CDS encoding glycosyltransferase family 2 protein — protein: MKENVHPSLIKAAVNAAGEVSMREVSVVIPNFNGISFIETCLLSLRQQTHPEFEIIVVDNGSTDGSRELVAEKFPEVRIVALPENLGFCRAVNEGILASDSPYVILLNNDTETEPDFVKELLNDIKHRKKAFSCAAKMLNMYQPELIDDAGNYYNALGWAFAAGKGQNEKKYDTPRRIFASCGGAVIYRRELLDVTGLFDEEHFAYLEDMDIAYRANILGYQNWFCPKARVYHAGSGTSGSRYNLFKVRYSSRNNIYLIYKNMPFLQILLNLPFLAAGFGIKLLFFARKGFGREYAAGIKNGFSLAAAGRKQGTKVRFTWVHLGNYIWIQFQLWINILRRLLHKG